The Chanos chanos chromosome 3, fChaCha1.1, whole genome shotgun sequence genome segment ttcactagTGAAGTTGTCTTTATAATGAGCTATGTTaaataaacctgtgtgtgtgtgtgtgttccactaGTGAAGTTGTCTTTATAATGAGCTATGTTAAataaacctgtgtttgtgtgtgtgtgtgtgtgtgtgtgtgtgtctgtgtgtgtgtgtgtgtgtgttccactaGTGAAGTTGTCTTTATAATGAGCTATGTTaaataaacctgtgtgtgtctgtgtgtgtgtgtgtgtgtgtgtgtgttccaccaGTGAAGTTGTCTTTATAATGAGCTATGTTAAATaaacctgtgcgtgtgtgtgtgtgtgtgtgtgtgtgtgtctgtgtgtgtgtgttccactaGTGAAGTTATCTTTATAATGAGCTATGTTAAATaaacctgtgcgtgtgtgtgtgtgtgtgtgtgtgtgtctgtgtgtgtgtgttccactaGTGAAGTTGTCTTTATAATGAGCTATGTTaaataaacctgtgtgtgtctgtgtgtgtgtgtgtgtgtgtgtgtgttccaccaGTGAAGTTGTCTTTATAATGAGCTATGTTAAATaaacctgtgcgtgtgtgtgtgtgtgtgtgtgtgtgtgtgtgtgtgtgtgtgtgtctgtgtgtgtgtgtgtgtgcgcgcgcgcgtgcgtgcgtgtgtgcgtgcatgcatgtgtgtgtgtgtgtgtttcactggtGAAGTTGTCTTTATAATGAGCTATGTTAAATaaacctgtgcgtgtgtgtgtgtgtgtgtgtgtatgtgtgttatctCAGGTCATCCTGACGTGTGGGAGCAGCAGTAAGCTAGCGCGTGTGTCAGAGCCTCAGACCTGTGTTTATTCTTTGACGTTTGAGACGCCACTTGTTTGTCATCCACACTCACTCCTGGGTAAGAGGGCAGTGATTGTAACGTCcagggtgtgtaatgtgtgtgttagatgagggagggagtgtAATGTAGATTTAAATAAGAGTGAGGAATCAGAATGCTGTTATCATATTGTAATGTGAAGACAGatggacatgtttttttttttaaagattttgtgtgtgtatgtttgtcttttcaatATGTATAATACTGATatatgtcgtgtgtgtgtgtgtgtctgtgtgtgtgtgtgtgtgtgtgtgcagtgtacCCAGTGCTGAGTGAACGGCTGCAGAAAGAATGGGATGAAACTGAGCAGGCTCGATATGATGGACTCATCACGGAGCAGGTtagacacgctcacacactcacacacacacgcacacacacactcacacacacactcacacacacagtcacacacaaaacacagactattACTtgctcatacactcatacacccacactcacacacgcgcacacgctcacacacagtcacacccacacacacatacacacacactcacacactcatacacacactaacagacctcaaactgtgtgtgtgtgtgtgtgtgtatgtgtgtgtgtgtgtgttcagggttaTAGTAAAATGTTAAGGGAGCTGTTTGAAGAAGCAGGGTTTCTGAAGAAGACACGGCAGCAGAAACAGGAGGAACAGAAACAATCACCCGAACACCAGAGTCCGGACCCGTGCAAACAGGTCAGTACTGACaccagtgtgtgtctgctctgtgctgCACAGTGGTGACTTGTGGGGACCACAGTGTCCCTATGAggtaatgaatgaaaagtgacTGGTGGGGACCACAGTGTCCCTATGAggtaatgaatgaaaagtgacTGGTGGGGACCACAGTATCCCTATGAGGTAATGACTGAAAAGTGGCTTGTGGGGACCACAGTGTCCCTATGAggtaatgaatgaaaagtgacTTGTGGGGACCACAGTGTCCCTATGAggtaatgaatgaaaagtgacTTGTGGGGACCACAGTGTCCCTATGAggtaatgaatgaaaagtgacTTGTGGGGACCACAGTGTTCCTATGAggtaatgaatgaaaagtgacTTGTGGGGACCACAGTGTCCCTATGAggtaatgaatgaaaagtgacTTGTGGGGACCACAGTGTCCCTATGAggtaatgaatgaaaagtgacTTGTGGGGACCACAGTGTCCCTATGAggtaatgaatgaaaagtgacTTGTGGGGACCACAGTGTCCCTATGAggtaatgaatgaaaagtgacTTGTGGGGACCACAGTGTCCCTATGaggtaatgaatgaaaagaCTAACCTCATGAGAGCACGTCTGCAGggcttttttaaatgaagatacATCCATTTCTATTCAGAATAAAAATACTAAAATGCTGCCAGCCTGTGAAAAGTGTGAGAGTTGAATATTTATGAGTCTGTAGTTACAGGTACGTGGATGTCAATGAAAAGACCACATTAGTATAGAAAGACAGGCATTTATGTGggtttatatgtgtgtctgtcttagaCAATGCAGATAAAGGCACAATATTTGttgagtttttatttgtattgtaaTCTTAGTGTTtctggtcttgtgtgtgtgtgtgtgtgtgtgtgtatatgtgtatctgtgtgtgtgtgtgtgtgtgtgtgtgtgtgtgtgtttttcaggacTTTGAGAAACAGAGGGCAGAAATTGAACGACTTCGCTCTCTCCTCACCCAACACAACATATCCTATGACCCACAGACAggttagagacacacacacacacacacacacacacacacaatcacagatatacatatacacacacacacacacacacacacacacacaatcacagatatacatatacacacacacacaatcacagatatacatatacacacacacacacacacatccagatacacacatcacaaacacattgcttacaatacaaataaaatatatcaaataaatgaacacagatCTGACATAAAGGTGAAATATGtctgtacatgtatatgttatatgtatgcatgtggcAGAGAGTCTCTCTGACCTCACTTGGTTTTTCTCAGTCAGGTTAAAGACCCCAGTGACCCCTGAACCCGCAGTCAGGTTAAAGACCCCAGTGACCTCTGAACCATCCGTGCGGCAGGACCAGCATCTCCGAGGTGACACTGGGGTTGTTGCTGACCTGTGAGGTCAACACCTGCATGTCTGAGGTCCCCAGTTTAGGAAACCAGTACAGTGACTACAAGCAGAACCACAGACAGCCTGGGTGTGTTTTCAGAACAACAGTGTGAAGTGGAAGAGGAAATTCAGTATTCAGTACCTGAATGTTGGGTTCAGATGAATCAGATTCTCCAAATGAGAGATTTGCCAGATGTGGACAGTGGAACAGGTCTTAAAATCAAAAGCTAAAGTTTACTTCTGAGGAtgtacatttattaaaatgttaactactgaaaatgaaaactccTGATATACCCAAAGACCCTGTGcagtttcaaacacacacaccttttagATTGAAATGTGAATGGTGTCAAATGTTTGGAAGAAATGTTGATTAAATTGTGTGTTCCAGTGATGGATTCTGTCATTTGGCTGTGGCTTCAGAATCAGTTTTCTTAACAATGTTTCCAGGTGGGGTAGGTTTTGTTTGGTATTGTTGTTGGTATTGTTGTTTTTCCTATCTCATCTTTATTAAACTTTGGAGGGTCCTGAGTTCTTAATTTTTCAGCTCTCAGATTAAATTGCTCTGAGTTATGAGTCCGTGTCAAAGGTATTTCAGAATTTCACAACAAAACCAGAATCAATAAAAATATGTCCAGATTTAGAATCACATTCACTCCATGACAGCAGTAACTTAATGAAACAATATCACCACCTAGTGTCTAGGAGGAATCATGACAACTCTCTCTTTTACCACAGTGATGCAGAATAGCACtgttgcacaaacacacactcataagcTGTTCTGATGGAATGGCAGCAGTGTGGTTCATTGTAATATCCATTGATAAAATTAGTTCTCCCAAGAATCTGCTTTTCCTCAGCTGTGATAAACTTGTCCTATTTACTCACCTTTTGAGgaccaaaaaggaaaaaacaaaagcaaaacctgTAAATCTAGTCCTGAGTCCTGAAATACTATACAAGCGCATGCCAGAATTACTTTCACTCTCCAGCATAACCCAACATGTAGAAACCTACCACCACATGGCCCTGCCAAGAGTTGCTACAACACCCAgggcgcgtgcacacacacacacacacacactcacacacactcacaaacgcacacacacacactcacactcacactcacacacacacacacacacacacacacacgcacgcacgcacaagcatacactcaaacacacactcacacacacacacacacacacacacacacatactcacacacacttacaaacacaagcatacactcaaaacacacagaataccATGTACAGATACTTTTTGGTCATATGCTTTTAATTATCTGAAGAAAATAATTATAGCTGAACATGATTACAGAATAATCACGATCGGATATCATACATTTCATTCTTTCCAGACCCGTGATCTACGTGACAGATTTCAGCAGCGACACTGCAATCTTTGGACCATCAGGTGATCTTTTACCGTGTCAGTCACAGGATAAGCATCGAATTCAGACAAGATTACAACTTCCAAACAGCTCTGGCACTCAGGAATAAAAGAGGTCCCAAAGAATTAGGACAGTTACAGGCTAAGAGACAAAACATGgacaaaataataacattaactATATATCCACAATATCACTAATAGCAGATTTAGAAAAGATGATCACTTATTCTCATTTCATATAAATACATTAAGACAAGAGAAACTTAACAGAGATGTCTATCTGACATGGAAACAACAGAGTTTGTCAAAGAAGTTATGCTGTCTTGTTGCTTTCCCATTGCGACAGAACTGAAGCAAATTTCAGGATGTTCTGCAAACGGAAATCCCACTGTAAGGCACTAGGGGGCACTGTTGTAGAATATACGAGGTGTGGCTATTAAATAATGAGACTAATG includes the following:
- the gnptg gene encoding N-acetylglucosamine-1-phosphotransferase subunit gamma isoform X1, translating into MLFTPLRHSYTLTLCLTLLVSAVFGGKMKIVEEPNTFGLNNHLMAQGNRLQARVSPAPVSGPPHLLRLAGKCFSYTESMYKYEFCPFHNVTQHEQTFRWNAYNGILGIWQEWEIENNTFTAMWMREGDSCGNKNRQTKVILTCGSSSKLARVSEPQTCVYSLTFETPLVCHPHSLLVYPVLSERLQKEWDETEQARYDGLITEQGYSKMLRELFEEAGFLKKTRQQKQEEQKQSPEHQSPDPCKQDFEKQRAEIERLRSLLTQHNISYDPQTVRLKTPVTPEPAVRLKTPVTSEPSVRQDQHLRGDTGVVADL
- the gnptg gene encoding N-acetylglucosamine-1-phosphotransferase subunit gamma isoform X3, translated to MKIVEEPNTFGLNNHLMAQGNRLQARVSPAPVSGPPHLLRLAGKCFSYTESMYKYEFCPFHNVTQHEQTFRWNAYNGILGIWQEWEIENNTFTAMWMREGDSCGNKNRQTKVILTCGSSSKLARVSEPQTCVYSLTFETPLVCHPHSLLVYPVLSERLQKEWDETEQARYDGLITEQGYSKMLRELFEEAGFLKKTRQQKQEEQKQSPEHQSPDPCKQDFEKQRAEIERLRSLLTQHNISYDPQTVRLKTPVTPEPAVRLKTPVTSEPSVRQDQHLRGDTGVVADL